The sequence CTAAGTAGTTTTTTATGAGGTGGTGGTGATAATTATAGTCATCATATCACTCTTCATAGGAAGAGCCAGATATATTTTCATTAAGTATCATATAACAAAAAAAAAGTTACTCATAGTCAAAGTTTAGAAGGAAAAAAATCAACTCGAGACTATTAAATTGAGACATATGAAGTATATTTGAAAATCCTTTTCCGAAAAAGACTTTGATGAAACATTCGGGTGGTGATCCTTGCACCACTATTTTTTAGTCATATACTAGTAAATATTCTAAAAAACAATTCTAGCATATAGCACTTTAAAACATCTTAGAATTTTAGGATATTGTGATTATTTTCATTAAAATATACTAATACTTAGATTATaacattattataaaaaaaaaaaaaaaatttgaacagaAAAGATTTTATTGGTCCAAACGACCCCTAGCGAGCAATTAGGAGGCCGAAAACAAAAAATTACAAGTGGTTTACAAGCAACGAGTTCCAACTCCTATCTATTTTACATATGCTACCCACCATCTAAATGCAACATCACAAGTCGATTCAAACAAAACATCCTTTTTTAACGACTTCAAATTGAACGCTATCGAGTATCTCCATATATGTCGTAACAATGTAGAGATAATGACATGTAGAGTATATTTCTTTTTGGAAGTTACATGCCTACCCATTGAACTATTGCATCCATTCTTCCCATGAGTTTAGGAAGGGGATTTGCACGTCCACCCAAAGTCTTGCCTTATGTTCCAAATGACCATCACATAGAGCACAACAAATGCTCTGGATCTGGGGACAACGCGCCGATAAATTTACTCGATTTGGTAACCGGTTCAACACTACCCTCCACACAAACACGTTAATTTTTCTGGGGTAACCATTTACACCATCTCGTATATGGTTCAATAATCGAAAGTAGATTATGATCCAAGTGTTAACGGGTACAGCTTACCTTGAAGATGCCATCATACGAAATCTCCCAAATTAAACAGACTCTGACTCTAAAAAGGACAACCAGTTATGAGTAAAGCTAATTATATGTAAGCAGATCATAACGCAACAGCAATATGCAAATGGGTATTATGCAGTATAAAGAATCACATTCAATAAAACTGAAGCACGAAAAACTGCATCCGGATACCATTAACTCTTGAACATCATGCAACTCATTCTGAGCTGAGGATGAAACCATAACATCACCACAAACAAACAATGACACTTTTTAGAAACTTCAGTGATAATATTGACAAAAACCACCCTCCTAGTAACATTTAAAATACCTACAGCTAGAATAATATTCTGAGATAAAGTTGTGAACCTTGCAATGCAAAATTTCAGGCAAGTTTCCAATATCAAGACCAGTTGACTCAGAACAAAAAATTACGAGACTTCCATATAAGTTCTACGGAGActatgactttgactttgactacgAGATAATTAGTTAATTTTCGGACTTGTTTTCGCTCTCCCTTTACCGGATCTTTTATCTTTACTCTCTAATGGAAACTCAGCAGTAAGTTGATTCATGTGTTTTTGAAGATCAGCAACCGAATCATTTGGAATTTTTCCCTTTGGGCTTGTTTTCGGTTCACCAAGTTTAAGTTCCAGTCTATATAAAGCGCACGCATCACAGTTGCTGACTACATACTCGAAGAGATGCCATTGGAAGGATTTCATGGGTTGTGGGTCCATGAAATAAGATTTTTTCAGCCATCCAGATTCGTTAAACACTTGTTTTCTTGATTCGTGCCAACCACGGCCTTTGTAATCAGGAAGCGATCTCTGTTTTCGATTTCCACTCTCGAATGCTCTTCGTGGCTTATCGAAAAATAGCCACTCGCGTATTGTTTCACCCTCAAATAGTTGAATGTCAAAGAGCTCTGAAAGAAGACAGCCAATAAATGAGAAACCAAGGTTAAACAATTAAGTGGGGAAAATTTCAACCCATATATGTGAAAGCATGTCAGATTTCGATTAAAACTTATTGGTAACGAATCAAAGTGGTAAAATCGACATATGATGCTGCTATCTAAGAATGTACATGTTAAACAAGTTGTAAAATATACCTAAAATATGCTTATAATGTAAATGAAAAAATTACACAAATAGTCCTTATAATTTGTACCATATTACTAATCGCGTCCCTGAAAAAAATTATGTGGATAGTCCTTGTGGTTTGCACATGTTACATTTAGAGTTCCTCTAACTAATCTCCAGTTATTATTTCCGTTAAATGACCACCGATGCAACTTTTTCTCAAGTTTTAAATTTATTTAATACAactcttttcaatatattaatttaatatatgttTAGTGAACTTAAGtgattagtttaattaattactaGTTTGGAATTCATTTAATATGTTGAAAATTAATTAGTTCAATGTATTTGAAAGAATAATTGATTTGATTTAAAGTTTCAGAAAACATTACATTGATGGTCCTTTAGTAAAAATAAATTAACGGCCATTAAATCTAGGGAGTATGAACGTAACATGTGCAAACTACAAGGACTGTTCACATCTAAAAACAAGTTTAAGGACGTAACTAGTAATCTGGTACAAACAATAGGAACTATCAGTATTAACTGTTTCATATATAAATGGTCCTTATTGTAAGGAAAAAAGTTCAACAAAAaagtatttataaaaatataaaattgaaCGGAAGTTTTAACGGGTCAACCCAAATTTAGTGCTTATAAGTTTTGATTAGTAACCTAGCCAGCAAGAATAACCCATTTGCCACATGTTATATATTGTATAGGAGGGACCGGaggtcattttaaaaaaaaaaaaaaaaaaaagattaggcTGGGTAGGGCAATTTCATCCATTTCAGCGTGAAAAAGTCATATTTGGATGATGATTTGTTAATAACACGTCAAATTGGAAAAAattaacaaaaaataaaataaaacagaaTAACCAAAAAAAGTCAAATAGAGAAAAGGTCAACGTAAGATAACCAAAAAAAGAAAGGGGACAAACAGAGAAAAGGTCAACGTGTACATATTCTTAAAAAGTTTATATTCACAAAAACAACACTCTTTTACTAATATTTTTGAAATCAGGCATGAAATTTAAGTAAAAGAACAAGGCTTCAGGTAGGTCAAGAATGCAAAATAACTAGGTAACCTGACTTATAAAAGCTACTCGTTTATACATTATTATTCAACAAGTCCAACCAGCCCATTTTACCATTGATCCAAGTCATCCAACGGATGAATTAAAAAAATAACGACACAAATAACAGGCAGTGATATAAAGGGGAAAATCTGAATAGATTTAGTAATAAATCATTCAATTTGGGTTATGGTAGTACCGGGTCAAATGGGTTCAAAGTTGCATGCAACCATCTTGCTCACTAAGAGCGCAGTGGCTGGGCCCtgagatccttgcaagaggtctcaggttcaaatcTTCTGGTGGCCAGGGAAGGATTAGGAAACGATCACGGATTAATACAATTCAGCCATTTTTGGGCCTGTTTAAAGATACCCATTTTGCGCCTGTTACCCAACCCACCCATTTTTACACCTCTACAGTAAACTGACCTGGTGAATTCCAAGGTGATCTGGCAGTGGCTGCCCCCTCGCATTCTGGAATACCTACATTCTTTCCTTCCGCCGTAGCACTAACTGCAGCAAAAAGCATATTATCCTTCAATTCAATTCCTTTTGGTCTTACAATCGGTTTCATTCCAAGTCGGCCTTCAGTTTGAGCAGCATCAGCatgaataaaattgcaataatgaaATGTTTGTCCTTCAACAGGCCTTGTACAATCCCAAAGTGCACATTTTGGTCCCAAAAAAGCAGAAGGTGGAGGATTAAACCCATTTATTTGGGGTAAAGCATCTTCATCAAGCGATATATTAAAATCAAAGTCTTGAGGAAACTCAAATGAAAGATAATCGAATTCAGAAGCAACGCCTTCAGTTTTATTATGTGCAACGCCTTCAGTTGTATTATGTGCAATGCCTTCAGTTGTATTATGCGCAACGCCTTCGGTTGTATTATGTGCAACGCCTTCGGTTGTATAGTGTTCAAATCCTGAAGGGTTGCATACACCAGAAATATTGAAATATTCTTCTCCAGTTGCCTGACACGTGCACATTTTGGACATTGGTTATAGTTGGTCTCATTAAAGATAAATGTAGATATGTAATAACAGAAAATGAATTTACAAACTTCTCTAAGAGAATGATCTTATAGTACATACACAGTATAATTATCTCTATTTGGAAATAAGATTCAGATACAAAAGGGTTTGTACTCATAGACTTGGTAATAAGCTCAAGTAAGTAATCTCGAATCAATGTATAATATCAATATTGTGTATGTATACACATGTGAGTATATGAGTGTACACTCAAATAAAGAGAACCAACCATTTTCATAATCTGTTTCACAGATATTTAAACTTGCTAAAATAACAAAAGAAAGACAATGGCATCATTAACTCTAATTCCCATGTAATCCATTAACCACTACTGAAGACCTGGTGCTAAATTCAGAATAATTCAATAATGATATCTACTCAACTCACAGACTCTATACACAACACTGCATTATGCATTCTTTCATTACTCGTTACCGGAAGATAAGTATAAGACGTTGTATTACGAGCTGCAAGACAGTATCATcacaaaagaaaaattaaaacatTCACCTCAAAAAAAGCTGCATTTTCACCATTTACATAAGCATCATGGTTAGTATTCGGAAGCCTTAGCCCGCTAGTTGCATCATCTTCCTCATCAGATAATCGTAGCATCTTACTTATGTCTGAGGGAAACAGCCCTAAACTTGCACCCTACACGAAAACGCCAAACACCACTTAACATCCCAATACTTAAACCATCTAAAAAGGGATAAATTATTACTGTAACAAACAGCAAAATATGACACCTGCTGTAATGAAGAAGCAGGGGACGGCTGACTAAGTTCATTCTTCAATTCTTGAATCATCTGATGAATTTGTTCTTCCAGCTCTGCAACTTCAATACCACAACTTTCTTTCCTTGTAGACCGAAGACCTGCGAAAATTCCATCGAGATCCTCTACACGATTCTTCGTCCTATCTTTTAGCAACTTATAGAATTCTGTCTTGGATGATTTTGTATCTTTTCCCATCACCAAATCGATGAAACCAAATCCTAATAACTTTTAATCTGAAGCTGCCTACCTGCCAAATCAACATCAACGTTCAACAATtccttaacaaaaaaaaaaaataataataataataataataaaaaaaaaccttGATCGTTTTTGAGAATTTGTAAATATAAATTCAGTAACTGTTTtgataataatatatgatatgatatgacgATTTGTGAAGATGAAATTTATGCAGTTGTCTTGGAAAACGGTACAATCACATCACAGTTACGTTAAAAGGAAAACTATATTTTAAAACCCTAAGATGGaataacagaaagaaaaaaaaaattggatcgTTGATCAAAATCGTTGTAAATAAACAAAAACGCATCAAATATAGAAAGAATAAAAAGGGAAGAGTTGATCGAAAGTAACTGTTCTTGTAAAGTAACTAACTAGGGTTTGGATTGCAACGGAAAATTGGATGTTATTTTGTAGAAAAGGAAGGATCGGGAGCAAATTCTGTTTGCCCTTGGCTGATGTACGCGGCACAACAATAGTGAAATAATAATTACTCCatgtataaaatataaaatataaataaataaatataaataaaatatatatatatatatataataaaatatacaatatatctatctatctatctatatctatctatctatagattCTATTAAATTGCTATTTCAAcaatttctctttttctaaaaaaaaaaaaaacaaaaagaatCTTCTATAAATTCTATTAAATTACTATTTGAATAACATCATTAAACAACAATTTctctttttttttaaatcaaaaagaaaaagaaaaaattagAAGTTATTTTGATGATGtcataatactaattaattaaattaaattttaaatctATAGATTCTATTAAATTGCTATTTGGATGACATCATTAAACAAAAATttctcttttttttaaaaaaaatcaaaaagaaaaagaaaaaattagAAGTCATTTTGATGATGtcataaaactaattaattaaattaaatttaaaatatacttattacccaTCTTTGCACGCCAGCTCCTGTTtcccaattaaaaaaaaaaaaactagaaaaccagtttttatttttaaaatttgaaTCTTCCCCATCTTCTTTCTCACAACTCTTAACCAGGCGATTGTTCTCAAATTGGGGTTACGAATTTCAGTTTCAAATTTTATATAATTAAGGTTACAACTTTTAGTTGTATTGCTGGCTGATTTTTGAAAAGTTTATTTGGTGTATGGTCATGTTAAGGTATCATACTCATGTTAGAAGCTGCTCAATGCTCAATGGATGAAGGTTGCATGAAGCTGCTGAACGGTTAAGTTGTGCGACAACATAAAATGTGTAAGTTCATGCCTTTTTTTGTTGATTCCTTTATCTTTGCAAGTTCTTTCTTACATTGGGATGAAAGACTTTTGTAGATTTTTTATGACCGCCATGTGTTCGATTAAATGCTTGATGAAATGGATATTGGTAAGTGGCACTTTTTTTCTTTAATGTTTACTGTGACCTAATCAATCTATGTTTGGGCAGAAATTTGAGTAGCGAGATTTAATGCTTTCATCAACAACGGAATTCATGGTTTTGTCAAGACCGTGAAATTTAATGCTCTTGATGACATCCTTTCTGGTATATTGTCATCCTTAACCGTTTTTTGTATTTTGTAGGATTGCTTTTTCTGTGTATTCTATTGATGGTTTTGTAATCTTCTTTCTATGTATTAGAAATTGTGACTTGAATCAAGATATGCATTTTTCTTAGACGCACTTCATGTGTATGATATAATGACATATGTGACTCAATATGAGATATGCATTTGTTTGTATATAAGCTTGATGGTATTATTTAAGTTTGGTCTTTAGGATGCTTCTTACATTTTATTGTGATATAACAGGTTCATAAAGAGGTTATCAAATGGAAGAACAAGaaattgccatgcttaatgattagataacatgactCTAAAGTTAACTAATACTTAATCCGACAATCTATTATTTAATCCActttacttgtttagatctagtcaatcaaacgTAGTATTTGGATTGCATGTAACTAAGATAAACAACATTGGTAGTGATGAATTTGTTGAATATGAATTACACTTACATAATGAATATCACTATTGTTAGGCTTAGTCAAAGATCCTTCGTTTGgatgtatttaattaattattgcaTAAAAATTAGTTTAAGATTatctttcagctagtaacttgagatgATCTGATTAGGTTTAATAGCATATCTACTTGTtaatctatttgcatgttgattaatcctcatcacaagattaaatTGATATCTTGCATGTGTTATATGATTAAATTAAACACTAAGAATTAAGATATTAGCTTTGAACATCACTTAGTtagtatatgctttaagtcctacttaaTGAAAACTATGTGGTTTGTAGCTTACCTTATCTAGgaataatgattggtctatgattattattttgctACTTATCAATGTGAGTTAAGAAACTTATCTAATATGCTTCCCGTAATCAATTTTCTTTATTATATCTCGTCTTTTCAATATTAAGTTCCATTATATCTTTCCTAAGATAGTTTAATTCATTTAAGAAAGTACCTTTTACTATCTCTTTCTTAAGAGATAGTATTCCAAAATTCAAACAACAATCGGAAAAAAAAATATttctagttctttaataagaattagacTATATAAATAAATCACCTTAAAACCGCTTTCGCGCTCTCTTGGGATGATAACctgaaatactacatctgatcgagttttgttgctcattagggtgttaaaagtgaattaaaaggttatataaatttaaaacttgaaaggcaaattaagcactgcacacttttgcacatcaaactttttggcgccgctgccgtagAGCGCGGTAAGAACGAAAATTAGatatattttggttattgatatttctttaaAATAAGTGATTACGGTCCTCCTTTAGGGGAAGGTTGTTGGGGTTCCGTTTTAAAGGCTCCTGCTTGAACCTAGACGTTgatggtcacttaagtattgaatgGCTCAATAATCCgatttatgtttgattatttgttgttaagcgataaaagttgttctataatatatatatatatatatatatatatatatatatatatatatatatatatatatatatatatatatatatataatattaaaatttatatttatagttactatcataattatttaatgatttattaaattttagcatattaatataatattaaatcttagtttatttactcatttcatattAAATTAGAATCTTAAATCCCTAAACTCTTAATCTACTTCCTAGAACATTTGAAAATGACAGAATCTATTCCAATACCACAACCTACCATTTCACCACCTATGTTAGCTAGAAAACATAAGGTTAGTGGAATCTGCTCCAATTTTAAGGTTAAATGACAGTGATTCTTTTCTTGAGGAAGACTTTCGGGAATTAATGGATGTAGACACGGGGGATTTCATACCTATAAGTATTAAGGATGAAGATCTAGATGTcgagtttgacgagtttatgaaggtCAACATCAATGATGAATCCGAGGATGAACTGTTTGAAATATTTACTATGAAAGAACTTATACCGGAAACACCACTTGAAATATGTATAACTCCGATAGACTTCGTGTATCCTCAAGAAATTATCAGATGTGAAATGGTATTTAAAGACCCGTTTTGGCAAGAACCCGCAACAAAAACAAACATATTGCTGCAAACCACACATAGTGTAGAGTCATTTATTGACACTAGGATTATATGCAAAATATTGAACAAACAAACAAATTTTTTTATCTTCACAATTCGAGGTGTTAATGACTGGTTAACGTTACTAATTCGTGGAACGTTTTCCACTCATTTTATATGTCGTCCGAAAAGTGTGGGGGAAGGTAGACCCCACTAAGAAAATGTTAATGTGGGGACGAGTCAAGCTTATGATTCATTAATAAAGTCTTCGGCTGTAATGTACGGATATGCGAGTTCAAATTTCTACCACTTTTCGCTTACTGCTCATCACCCGAGGAAGTTGTCGCtcccttttacttttacttttgccTTCTTTTATTTTATCGTTGTAGCCTGATTTCGTGCAAGTGAGGGCATTGcacgatcttaagtgtgggggaggggTGAATTCTTTACTAAATTAAAACATAAGATAAATTTTTCACGAAAATTGTTAAAGAAATACTAATAAAATGAGAGTTTTATGGTTTAAAAAtcacacttggttttatttgtcCTACATTATAAAAAATTATTTCTTTTATGATTAATAATTTATACATTTTAAAGTAACTAGTTTATGACTTCCTatatggtaatttttttttttagttttgagATATTGTAAAGAAATATAAAACATCTAAAAGTAAGgtaatgtaaatgataaagaaaTATCTAGGATTTTAGTTTTGTTTCCTTTTTATTTTAAAACCAATTTAAGCCAGTACCCAGGTCGTTAGCACTTGAATACATAACCAAATATATAAAGGTGTTAGAAATAACACTGAAACACATATCCAAATATATAGAGtgctaacaaaatttcaattagttaccaTTAGAAACCTAAACTTTTAGATAAAAAAAACCCCAAATGAAACCTAATTCTCATTCATACCCTTATTTTAGGTTATTAATAGTAAATTTTAATCTTACTTTATCTTGTTTAGTTTTTGTTCAAATACTTATTCTTACAAAGAAATAATCAGtttaaattcaaattttaaatATACTTAGCTATTATATTTAGTGTTCGTAGCTTTTGACTTAGTCCAACCCAAAGTGGTTCTTAGGCTAAACATTGGACACCACGATTTACTCATTAATATTAATGTGCATAAACTCATAATAAAAAACCATCATCCATTAATTGAAAATGCTTATTGCATTTTCATCCTTGACAAATCAAAAAGATATTATTACACTGATGATACTTTTAAGAGTTCATACATCATACATGATACTCATGAAAAGAAAAGTTCATTTAAACTATCAAAGCAACATTCAAATGATTATACCAAATATTGTGAAACGATTGCCCTAAGAAGCATGAACCACTGTCGGTATAGAGCTTATTCTTATTGCACTTAACTCCAAATCTCATGGAGATGATTGTCATAAAAAAAATTCATCCATAAATTATTTCATTAATTAATCTTAACTTAATACTTATGCACTCTAATATTAATGTAGACAAGGACATGGTTTGACTATTTAAGAAGTTAAAGTGGACAAATACACAAACATAGATATGATTCTAGTTATAATTGAAAATTTAATTTAAACTTAAGACTTAAAATGTTAGATTTATCTTTGTACGAATCAGTGCGCGTTATGATTACTAAACCCTAAAAAGTTAGATTGATTTAATATTCCTAACCGCCTTTTAAACCAAATTATCCATGTCAAGACCACCCCGATAAACCAAAATTCAGATATAAACTAcccattaaatatatttttttgataCATTACCTAGGTGAAATTCATAAATAAGTGTTAATCTTTGAAAAAATTTGATGATAATTCTCAACTGCAAACAAAAGATTAACCAAAGTATTGTCAAAACATCTCATTAAATACTATGTTTGATAAAAATGCCTAAGGGAGTATATTTTtaaatgtttaaatcattatttgcttgaggacaagcaaagcttaagtgtgggggatttgataactCTAAAAGTATACATATTTTACATCATTTATTTGGACATTTTTATATGAATTTAGTCAATATTATGAACTTTTAATGCTTTATTATGAAAATGTTGATTATAGGGTCATATGCGAGAAATTGGTGAAAAAGGAGCTAAATATTGAAGAAATGCTGACAATCTGTGAGACGACacgtccaaatccataaggacgaatacaataacatatggatacattgcgaggtatttgacctgtatatgatatattttacaaacattgcattcgttttcaaaagacaaactttcatttcatcgaaagttgacaggcatgcataccagttcataatatatccaatctataattgacttaataataatcttgttgaacgcaacgactcgaatgcaacgtcttttgaaatatgtcatgaatgactccaaataatatctttaaaatgagcaaatgcacagcggaagacttctttaatacctgagaataaacatgcttaaaagtgtcaaccaaaaggttggtgagttcattagtttattatcaataatcaattcataattttaatagaccacaagattttcgtttaattaatacacataacctgtgtataaaaatcattcatatgaattgaacacctaataacccatattaacaaaatgcatcaaaATATCCCCAAGGATAAACAGAACCACTCATTTATAGAGATTATATCGACAGAACCACTCGTATGTAGAGATTATatcgacagaaccactcgtctgtagagacagaaccactcgtctgtagagattatatcgacagaaccactcgtctgtagagaatagAACCACTCGTCTGTTAGAGAATTGATCTATTATTCctttcaattagtggcaattataataaatactaattcttatgttaccaagctaatagaggtgatattcggtataaatccaaccatagaatgtagtttcaagtacttgtgtctattttgtaaaacattataaaagcagcgcatgtattctcggtcccaaaaatatatattgcaaaagtatttaaaagggagtaacgaaactcacgataatgtattttttagtaaaaatacatatgacagcattgaacaactgtagggttagcctcggattcacgaacctatattagtatatgttggtcaaataaatgtctaacaagctaggtcaggtcatagtgtatcacaatcctaatgctcgagattatcatgcaaaagtcaacaaaagtcatctaatccaaaaatgacttccaaaatctatacatgttttttatatagttttatcatcagagtataagtcttgatagttaaaTGAATCGATAAATTACAAACTCAACTTGTCGCATAACTGACTAACTTGTTATATTCGAAAATTTTTAGATAAATCAAtgtaactagtttatatatatttatttgaaatctATATGTTATTTTActgaattatatgttattttaataattaaataacttatatttattttatatattttaagtaatttattatttatatagtaaTTATTCTTAAATTATTTCGTcgtttattataatgtattaacgataaagatatatgataaaatatatttttatatattgagTATTATA comes from Rutidosis leptorrhynchoides isolate AG116_Rl617_1_P2 chromosome 4, CSIRO_AGI_Rlap_v1, whole genome shotgun sequence and encodes:
- the LOC139843437 gene encoding transcription factor VOZ1-like: MGKDTKSSKTEFYKLLKDRTKNRVEDLDGIFAGLRSTRKESCGIEVAELEEQIHQMIQELKNELSQPSPASSLQQGASLGLFPSDISKMLRLSDEEDDATSGLRLPNTNHDAYVNGENAAFFEATGEEYFNISGVCNPSGFEHYTTEGVAHNTTEGVAHNTTEGIAHNTTEGVAHNKTEGVASEFDYLSFEFPQDFDFNISLDEDALPQINGFNPPPSAFLGPKCALWDCTRPVEGQTFHYCNFIHADAAQTEGRLGMKPIVRPKGIELKDNMLFAAVSATAEGKNVGIPECEGAATARSPWNSPELFDIQLFEGETIREWLFFDKPRRAFESGNRKQRSLPDYKGRGWHESRKQVFNESGWLKKSYFMDPQPMKSFQWHLFEYVVSNCDACALYRLELKLGEPKTSPKGKIPNDSVADLQKHMNQLTAEFPLESKDKRSGKGRAKTSPKIN